Proteins encoded together in one Prevotella scopos JCM 17725 window:
- the mraZ gene encoding division/cell wall cluster transcriptional repressor MraZ — MRFLGNIEAKTDAKGRAFLPAVFRKVLNASGEESLVLRKDIFEPCLVLYPESVWNQRMDALRKRLSRWSRRDQMIYRQYVTDVEMITLDGNGRFLIPKRYLKMANIDQQIRFTGMDDCIEIWANHDNNEPFMSAEEFSKAMEETMGMDNAFGTESPVENNK, encoded by the coding sequence ATGAGATTCTTAGGCAATATCGAGGCAAAAACAGATGCAAAAGGAAGAGCTTTCCTGCCTGCCGTCTTCCGCAAGGTGCTCAATGCATCGGGCGAAGAATCGTTGGTATTGCGCAAAGACATCTTCGAGCCATGCCTTGTCCTCTACCCAGAATCTGTATGGAATCAAAGAATGGATGCTCTTCGCAAACGATTGAGCCGTTGGAGTCGTCGCGATCAGATGATTTATCGCCAGTACGTTACAGACGTTGAGATGATTACATTGGACGGTAATGGTCGTTTTCTCATCCCAAAACGATATCTCAAAATGGCCAACATTGACCAGCAAATCAGGTTCACCGGAATGGATGACTGCATTGAAATCTGGGCAAACCATGATAACAACGAGCCATTCATGTCAGCTGAAGAATTCAGCAAGGCCATGGAAGAAACCATGGGAATGGACAATGCTTTTGGAACTGAAAGCCCAGTAGAGAACAACAAATAG